A window from Urocitellus parryii isolate mUroPar1 chromosome 1, mUroPar1.hap1, whole genome shotgun sequence encodes these proteins:
- the LOC113179756 gene encoding protocadherin alpha-4, translating to MEFSWGSGQESQRLLLSFLLLAIWEAGSGQLQYSIPEEVKHGTFVGRIAQDLGLELAELVPRLFRVVSKDRGDLLEVNLQNGILFVNSRIDREELCGRSAECSIHLEVIMDRPLQVFHVEVEVKDINDNPPVFLATQKNLFIAESKPLDTRLPLEGASDADIGVNALLTYSLSPNEYFSLEKPSDDPRVKGLGLLLRKSLDREETPEIFLVLTVTDGGKPELTGTVQLLITVLDANDNAPVFDRTLYTVKLPENVPNGTLVIKVNASDLDEGSNGDIIYSFSTDISPNVKSKFHIDPVTGQIIVKGYIDFEECKSYEILVEGFDKGQLPLSGHCRVIVEVEDTNDNVPTLEFKSLSLPIRENTPLGTVVALISVSDLDSGANGQVTCHLTPHVPFKLVSTFKNYYSLVLDSALDRETISDYKLVVTARDGGSPSLWATASVSVEVADVNDNAPLFAQPEYTVFVKENNLPGCHIFTVSAHDADAQENALVSYSLVERRVGERALSSFVSVHAESGKVYALQPLDHEEIELLQFQVSARDAGVPPLGSNVTLQVFVLDENDNMPTLLAPGTGDTGGALNELVQWSVGAGHVVTKVRAVDADSGYNAWLSYELLQLAGGSRSPFRVGLYTGEISTTRALDEADAPRQRLLVLVKDHGEPALTATATVLVSLVESGQVPKTSSRALAGTAGRDTALVDVNVYLIIAICAISSLLVLTLLLYTAFRCSAVPAEGSCRPGKPTLVCSSAVGSWSYSQQRRQRVCSGEGLPKTDLMAFSPSLPDSRDREDQPQTTGDSLAKVSL from the coding sequence ATGGAGTTTTCCTGGGGAAGTGGCCAGGAATCCCAGCGCCTgctgctttcctttcttctcctcgcAATCTGGGAGGCAGGGAGTGGCCAACTCCAGTACTCCATTCCCGAAGAGGTCAAACACGGCACCTTCGTGGGCCGCATCGCTCAGGatctggggctggagctggcgGAGCTGGTGCCGCGTCTGTTCCGGGTGGTGTCCAAGGACCGCGGGGACCTTCTGGAGGTAAATCTGCAGAATGGCATTTTGTTTGTGAATTCTCGGATCGACCGGGAGGAGCTGTGCGGGCGGAGCGCGGAGTGTAGCATCCACCTGGAGGTGATCATGGACAGACCGCTGCAGGTTTTTCATGTGGAAGTGGAGGTGAAGGACATCAATGATAACCCGCCTGTGTTCCTGGCGACACAAAAGAATTTGTTCATTGCAGAATCCAAGCCACTTGATACTCGGCTACCACTAGAGGGCGCCTCGGATGCAGATATCGGAGTCAACGCTCTGCTCACTTACTCGCTGAGCCCCAATGagtatttttctttggaaaaaccATCCGATGACCCACGGGTAAAAGGTCTTGGGCTTCTGTTACGGAAATCTTTAGACCGGGAAGAAACTCCGGAGATTTTTTTGGTACTCACTGTCACTGATGGGGGCAAACCCGAGCTGACAGGCACAGTCCAGTTACTCATTACAGTACTGGATGCTAATGACAATGCTCCAGTTTTTGACCGAACACTCTATACGGTGAAATTACCAGAAAATGTTCCAAATGGAACCTTGGTAATCAAAGTTAATGCTTCAGATTTAGATGAAGGCTCGAATGGAGACATTATTTACTCATTTTCTACTGATATTTCACCAAATGTGAAATCCAAGTTCCACATAGACCCAGTTACAGGACAAATTATCGTAAAAGGATATATTGATTTCGAAGAATGCAAATCCTATGAAATTCTTGTAGAGGGCTTTGACAAAGGACAGCTTCCACTCTCTGGCCACTGTAGAGTTATTGTAGAAGTAGAAGATACGAATGACAATGTCCCAACTTTGGAATTCAAGTCCCTATCACTTCCAATCAGAGAGAACACTCCACTGGGCACCGTTGTCGCACTGATCAGCGTGTCAGATCTTGACTCAGGTGCCAACGGACAGGTGACTTGTCACCTGACGCCACACGTTCCCTTCAAGCTAGTATCCACTTTCAAGAATTACTATTCGTTGGTGCTGGACAGCGCCCTGGACCGCGAGACCATATCTGACTATAAGCTGGTGGTGACCGCCAGGGACGGGGGCTCCCCTTCGCTGTGGGCCACAGCCAGCGTGTCCGTGGAGGTGGCTGACGTGAACGACAATGCGCCATTGTTCGCGCAGCCCGAGTACACAGTGTTCGTGAAGGAGAACAACCTGCCAGGCTGCCACATCTTCACGGTGTCTGCGCATGATGCAGATGCTCAGGAGAACGCTCTGGTGTCCTACTCTCTGGTGGAGCGTCGGGTGGGTGAGCGTGCGCTGTCGAGCTTCGTGTCAGTGCACGCGGAGAGCGGCAAGGTGTATGCTCTGCAGCCTCTGGACCACGAAGAGATTGAGCTGCTTCAGTTTCAGGTGAGTGCCCGAGACGCTGGTGTGCCTCCCCTGGGCAGCAACGTGACGCTGCAAGTGTTTGTGCTGGATGAGAACGACAACATGCCAACACTGCTGGCACCTGGGACAGGTGACACAGGGGGAGCTTTGAATGAACTGGTGCAGTGGTCAGTGGGTGCCGGCCACGTGGTAACGAAAGTGCGTGCAGTGGATGCTGACTCTGGCTACAACGCCTGGCTGTCTTATGAGCTGCTCCAGTTAGCCGGTGGCTCGCGCAGCCCATTCCGTGTGGGTCTGTACACCGGTGAGATCAGTACGACCCGTGCCCTGGATGAAGCAGACGCGCCACGCCAGCGCCTGCTGGTGCTGGTGAAAGACCACGGTGAACCGGCGCTGACCGCCACCGCCACAGTGCTGGTTTCCCTAGTGGAGAGCGGCCAGGTGCCAAAGACCTCCTCCAGGGCACTGGCGGGCACTGCTGGCCGCGACACGGCGCTAGTGGATGTCAACGTGTACCTGATCATTGCCATCTGTGCAATTTCCAGCCTGTTGGTGCTCACGCTGTTGCTGTACACGGCATTTAGGTGTTCGGCGGTGCCCGCGGAGGGCTCCTGTAGACCTGGGAAGCCCACACTGGTGTGCTCCAGCGCGGTGGGGAGCTGGTCTTACTcgcagcagaggaggcagagggtgTGCTCTGGCGAAGGCCTGCCCAAGACTGACCTCATGGCCTTCAGCCCCAGTTTACCTGATTCTAGGGACAGAGAGGATCAACCACAAACTACTGGAGATTCCTTGGCAAAGGTTAGTTTATAA
- the LOC113179757 gene encoding protocadherin alpha-5-like, whose amino-acid sequence MLYFQRGSPGSWRLLLSLLLLPACKKGSGQLHYSVPEEAKHGTFVGRIAQDLGLELAELVPRLFRVASKDHRELLEVNLQNGILFVNSRIDREKLCGRNTECNVHLEVILDQPLQVYHVEVEVRDINDNPPRFSRSEQRLNILESRMPDSRFPVEGASDLDIGVNAELRYKVNPNEYFDLDVKRNEGETKVLELVLKKPLDREETQEHRLLLIATDGGKPELTGTVQLLINVLDANDNAPEFDKPIYNVKMLENTPNETLVIKLNASDADEGSNKEIMYLFSNLVSDDVKSKFSINSDSGEIKVKGELDYEDCNLYEINIDAVDRSTFPLTGHCKVIVKLLDVNDNSPEMAITSLFLPIKEDAPLGTVIALISVSDPDSGSNGQVTCSLTSHVPFKLMSTFKNYYSLVLDSALDRESIFEYELVVTAKDGGSPSLWATASLSVEVADVNDNAPVFAQPEYTVFVKENNPPGHHVFTVSALDVDAQENALVSYSLVERRVGERALSSYVSVHAESGKVYVLQPLDHEELELLQFQVSARDAGVPPLGSNVTLQLFVLDENDNAPALLGPWQQGAGGAVSELVPRSVGAGHVVAKVRAVDADSGYNAWLSYELLPLVGVARSPFRVGQYTGEISTTHSLDEADAPRQSLLVLVKDHGEPALTTTATVLVSLVESGQVPKSYSRVSVGAGSQEAALVDVNVYLIIAICAVSSLLVLTLLLYTAFRCSATPTEGSCKPGKPTLVCSSAVGSWSYSQQRRQRVCSGEGPPKTDLMAFSPSLPQGPNSTDNVSLIHPILPS is encoded by the coding sequence ATGCTATATTTCCAAAGAGGAAGTCCAGGATCCTGGCGCCTGCTGCTCTCACTGCTGCTCCTCCCAGCATGCAAGAAAGGGAGCGGCCAGCTCCATTACTCGGTCCCCGAGGAGGCAAAACACGGCACCTTCGTAGGCCGCATCGCCCAGGATCTGGGACTGGAGCTGGCAGAACTGGTTCCTCGCCTGTTCCGTGTGGCGTCCAAGGACCACCGGGAACTTTTGGAGGTAAATTTGCAGAATGGCATTTTGTTTGTGAATTCTCGGATCGACCGGGAGAAGCTGTGTGGGCGGAACACAGAGTGTAACGTCCACCTGGAAGTGATCCTGGACCAACCGCTGCAGGTTTACCatgtggaggtggaggtgagagACATTAATGACAACCCGCCTAGGTTCTCTCGATCAGaacaaagattaaatattttagaatcaaGAATGCCAGATTCGCGATTTCCGGTAGAGGGCGCATCTGATTTGGATATAGGAGTCAATGCAGAATTGAGATACAAAGTAAATCCTAATGAATATTTTGACTTGGAtgttaaaagaaatgaaggagaaacaAAGGTTTTAGAGCTAGTTTTGAAGAAACCTTTAGATAGAGAAGAAACACAAGAGCATCGTTTATTACTAATTGCAACTGATGGAGGAAAACCTGAACTAACAGGTACAGTTCAGTTATTGATCAATGTATTGGATGCGAATGATAATGCCCCAGAATTTGATAAACCCATTTACAATGTAAAAATGTTGGAAAACACACCGAATGAGACTTTGGTTATTAAACTGAACGCCTCAGATGCAGATGAAGGTAGCAATAaggaaataatgtatttattcagTAATCTTGTTTCTGATGATGTAAAATCTAAATTTTCAATCAATTCTGATAGTGGTGAAATAAAAGTTAAGGGAGAACTGGATTACGAAGATTGTAACTTATATGAAATTAATATTGATGCTGTAGATAGAAGTACATTCCCATTAACAGGACACTGCAAAGTAATAGTGAAACTCCTCGATGTGAACGATAACTCTCCTGAGATGGCCATAACCTCCCTCTTTCTGCCTATCAAAGAGGACGCTCCCTTGGGTACTGTCATCGCCCTGATTAGCGTGTCCGACCCTGACTCTGGTTCCAATGGGCAGGTGACCTGCTCTCTGACGTCCCATGTTCCCTTCAAGCTGATGTCCACTTTCAAGAATTACTACTCGCTGGTGCTGGATAGCGCCTTGGACCGCGAGAGCATATTCGAGTATGAGCTGGTGGTGACTGCGAAGGATGGGGGCTCGCCTTCGCTGTGGGCCACAGCCAGCTTGTCCGTGGAGGTGGCAGATGTGAACGACAATGCGCCAGTGTTCGCGCAGCCGGAGTACACGGTGTTCGTGAAGGAGAACAACCCGCCAGGCCACCACGTCTTCACGGTGTCCGCGCTTGACGTGGACGCTCAGGAGAATGCGCTGGTGTCCTACTCTCTGGTGGAGCGTCGGGTGGGCGAGCGTGCGCTGTCGAGCTACGTGTCAGTGCATGCGGAGAGTGGCAAGGTGTATGTGCTGCAGCCTCTGGACCATGAGGAGCTGGAGCTGCTGCAATTTCAAGTGAGCGCGCGCGACGCTGGTGTGCCTCCCCTAGGCAGCAACGTGACTCTGCAACTGTTTGTGTTGGATGAGAACGACAACGCGCCAGCTTTACTGGGACCTTGGCAACAAGGAGCAGGCGGCGCTGTTAGCGAGCTGGTGCCGCGGTCAGTTGGTGCAGGCCACGTGGTGGCGAAGGTGCGGGCAGTGGACGCCGACTCGGGGTACAATGCGTGGCTGTCCTACGAGCTCTTGCCTTTGGTAGGTGTCGCGCGCAGCCCGTTCCGCGTAGGGCAGTACACTGGCGAGATCAGCACCACGCACTCCCTAGACGAGGCAGACGCGCCACGCCAGAGTCTGCTGGTGCTGGTGAAGGACCACGGAGAGCCAGCGCTGACCACCACCGCCACAGTGCTGGTGTCTCTTGTGGAGAGCGGCCAGGTGCCTAAGTCCTACTCGCGGGTGTCTGTGGGCGCAGGGAGTCAGGAGGCTGCGCTGGTGGATGTCAACGTGTACCTGATCATAGCCATCTGCGCGGTGTCCAGCCTGTTAGTGCTCACGCTGCTGCTGTACACAGCATTTCGCTGCTCGGCGACGCCCACCGAGGGCTCCTGCAAGCCTGGAAAGCCCACGCTGGTGTGCTCCAGCGCGGTGGGGAGCTGGTCTTACtcacagcagaggaggcagagggtgTGTTCTGGGGAAGGCCCGCCCAAGACTGACCTCATGGCTTTCAGCCCTAGCTTACCTCAAGGTCCCAACTCTACAGACAATGTGAGTCTTATTCACCCTATTCTTCCCTCTTAA
- the LOC144253654 gene encoding protocadherin alpha-6-like — translation MLRRYLLMELTQEIFDMDFTTEGRLGMRCLLLSFILLIAWEAGSGHLHYTVPEESKHGTFVGRIAQDLGLELEDLVPRLFRVASKDHGDLLEVNLQNGILFVNSRIDREELCGRSAECSIHLEVIVDRPLQVFHVEVEVRDINDNPPVFPVKEQRVLIYESRLPDSLFPLEGASDADVGSNSILNYKLSSSEYFALNAKSNSDENKQIGLVIRKSLDREDAPEHNLLLIATDGGKPELTGSVQLLVTVLDVNDNAPSFERSEYEVRLFENSDKGTTVVRLNASDRDEGTNGAISYSFNSLVPPMVTDQFSLDANTGEITIQGNLDFEQVSLYKLRIDATDKGHPPMAGHCTVLVKVLDENDNVPQIAMTSLSLPVREDAQFGTVIALISVSDRDSGANGQVTCSLTPQVPFKLMSTFKNYYSLVLDSALDRESISEYDLVVTARDGGSPSLWATASLLVEVADVNDNAPVFAQPEYTVFVKENNPPGCHIFTVYAHDADAQENARVLYSLVERRVGERALSSYVSVHAESGKVYALQPLDHEELELLQFQVRARDAGVPPLDSNVTLQVFVLDENDNAPALLGPWQQGASTAVSELVSRSIGVGHVVAKVRAVDADSGYNAWLSYELLMAAGVARSPFRVGLYTGEISTTRALDESDAPRQGLLVLVKDHGEPALTATATILVSLVESSQASKVSSLASVGVAGQEVVLMDVNVYLIIAICAVSSLLVLTLLLYTALRCAAPPTKGVCVSGKPTLVSSSAVGSWSYSQQRRQRVCSGESLPKTDLIAFSPSLPPCPVGADIGDSHDLNEDHCARVSLNFHNYCLICVFFKFISIF, via the coding sequence atgctcAGAAGATATCTTCTAATGGAATTAACACAAGAAATATTTGACATGGATTTTACCACTGAAGGCAGACTGGGAATGCGATGTCTGCTGCTCTCCTTTATTCTCCTCATAGCCTGGGAGGCGGGGAGCGGCCACCTCCATTACACCGTCCCCGAAGAGTCCAAACACGGCACCTTCGTAGGCCGCATCGCCCAGGACCTGGGGTTGGAACTGGAAGACCTGGTGCCGCGCCTATTTCGGGTGGCGTCCAAGGACCACGGGGATCTTCTGGAGGTAAATCTGCAGAATGGCATTTTGTTTGTGAATTCTCGGATCGACCGGGAGGAGCTGTGCGGGCGGAGTGCAGAGTGTAGCATCCACCTGGAGGTGATCGTGGACAGACCGCTGCAGGTTTTCCATGTGGAGGTGGAAGTGAGGGACATTAACGACAACCCCCCGGTGTTCCCGGTAAAGGAACAAAGAGTGCTGATTTATGAATCTAGGCTGCCAGATTCTCTGTTTCCACTGGAGGGCGCATCAGATGCAGATGTTGGATCAAATTCCATCTTAAACTATAAACTCAGTTCCAGCGAATACTTTGCATTAAACGCTAAATCAAACAGtgatgaaaataaacaaattggaCTCGTGATAAGAAAATCCTTGGACAGAGAGGATGCTCCTGAACATAATTTACTCCTGATAGCCACCGATGGAGGCAAACCTGAGCTCACGGGCTCTGTTCAGCTGCTGGTCACTGTGCTGGACGTGAACGATAATGCTCCTAGTTTCGAAAGGTCTGAATATGAAGTGAGACTCTTCGAAAACTCAGACAAAGGAACTACAGTTGTGAGACTGAATGCTTCTGATCGGGATGAAGGAACGAACGGGGCAATTTCCTACTCTTTTAATAGTCTTGTTCCACCCATGGTTACTGACCAGTTTAGTCTAGATGCAAACACTGGAGAAATAACAATTCAAGGGAATTTGGATTTTGAACAAGTAAGTTTATACAAACTCCGCATTGACGCGACAGACAAAGGCCACCCTCCAATGGCGGGTCATTGCACCGTTTTAGTGAAAGTTTTGGATGAAAATGATAATGTTCCTCAGATTGCAATGACGTCCTTATCCTTGCCTGTCCGGGAGGACGCTCAATTCGGTACCGTCATTGCCCTGATCAGCGTGTCAGACCGTGACTCTGGAGCCAATGGACAGGTGACCTGTTCCCTGACTCCTCAAGTCCCCTTCAAGCTGATGTCAACTTTCAAGAATTACTACTCGCTGGTATTGGATAGCGCCTTGGACCGCGAGAGCATATCTGAGTATGATTTGGTGGTGACTGCGAGGGATGGGGGCTCGCCTTCGCTGTGGGCCACTGCCAGCTTGTTGGTGGAGGTGGCAGATGTGAACGACAATGCGCCAGTGTTTGCGCAGCCAGAGTACACGGTGTTCGTGAAGGAGAACAACCCGCCAGGCTGCCACATCTTCACGGTGTATGCGCATGACGCGGACGCGCAGGAAAACGCGCGGGTCTTATATTCACTGGTGGAGCGTCGGGTGGGTGAGCGTGCGCTGTCGAGCTACGTGTCAGTGCATGCGGAAAGCGGCAAAGTGTATGCTCTGCAGCCTTTGGACCATGAGGAGCTGGAGCTGCTGCAGTTTCAAGTGAGAGCGCGGGACGCTGGCGTACCGCCCCTGGACAGCAATGTGACTCTGCAAGTGTTCGTGCTGGATGAGAATGACAATGCACCAGCACTGCTGGGACCTTGGCAACAAGGAGCAAGCACTGCTGTTAGCGAGCTGGTGTCGCGATCCATTGGCGTGGGCCACGTGGTGGCGAAAGTGCGCGCGGTAGATGCAGACTCTGGCTACAATGCGTGGTTGTCTTATGAGCTTCTGATGGCGGCGGGTGTAGCCCGCAGTCCGTTCCGCGTAGGGTTGTACACTGGGGAGATCAGCACCACGCGCGCTTTGGATGAATCGGACGCGCCACGCCAGGGGCTACTGGTGTTGGTGAAGGACCATGGCGAGCCGGCTTTGACCGCCACAGCCACGATATTGGTGTCTCTGGTGGAGAGCAGCCAGGCGTCAAAGGTCTCCTCTTTGGCGTCCGTGGGCGTAGCAGGCCAGGAGGTGGTGCTGATGGACGTCAATGTGTACCTGATTATCGCCATCTGCGCGGTGTCCAGCCTATTAGTGCTCACGCTGCTGCTGTACACCGCCCTGCGGTGCGCAGCTCCGCCCACCAAGGGCGTGTGCGTTTCTGGGAAGCCCACGCTAGTGTCTTCTAGTGCAGTGGGGAGCTGGTCTTACTcccagcagaggaggcagagggtgTGTTCTGGAGAAAGCCTGCCCAAAACCGACCTCATAGCCTTCAGCCCCAGCCTTCCACCTTGTCCAGTTGGGGCGGACATAGGTGACAGCCACGATTTGAATGAAGATCATTGTGCCAGAGTAAGTCTAAATTTTCATAATTACTGtttaatatgtgttttttttaaatttataagtatTTTCTGA